Part of the Flavobacterium sp. MDT1-60 genome, AATTTTTCATCTTTGAACTTCCCTGAAATGGTAAATTTTTTGATTTCCTGATCTTCAAATGTGATGTCCACATTGTACCAGTTTTCAATAATTTTTGCAGTTTCAGAAAGGGATGTATTTTTAAGAATAATGGTGTTGCTGGTCCAGGCGATTCCTTCTGAACTGTCATCTGTTGAAATATGAAAATCAGCATTACGTTTCAGATCTGCTTGTTGGTTTTTGACAATAACTACTTTCTTTCCTGAGGCAGAGCTGATTTCAACCCTTCCGGTAAGAACACTTACTTTGGTAGATCTGTGTTTATAGGAGTTGATGTCAAATGAGGTGCCTAGTACTCTTACCTTAACATCATGAGTTTGTACAATAAAAGGTCTTTTTACATCCCGAAATACTTTAAAATAAGCTTCTCCACTTAGTTTGATATTACGGGTTTCCCCGAATTCTTCCGGGTACGTAATACTACTGTTGGAGTTCAGTACAACCACACTACCATCTTCTAGCAAAACTTCTTTTTTTTCTCCTTTATGAGCAATCTGAATTATTTCCTTTGGGGTCAGGACAAATTTTACAACGGAAAAAGAAACTGCAAATGCAACAATTAAAATCGCTGCGATTTTTAGAACCTTTTTAAATCTGAAATTTCCAGGTTGTTTTTTGGTTTGTAATTCGTGGAATATTTTTCCTAAGATAATATCGCCCTTTGCGTCAGGGAATTGATGCAGACTAATTGTTGAACCATCCTGCATTTTGTCGAAAAAGGCTTCAACTGCCATTTTTTCTTCGGGTGTGCAAGTACCGTCTGTGTATTTTTTTGCCAGTAGCAAAAGGGTTTCTTTTTTCAAAATGAGTGCTTTTATAGATAAGTCACCAATTTTGATTCAGACAAGTAGTCGAAAAAGCAGTCTTAACGTTTTCTTAAAACAGTACTTTATTAGTTAACATAAAGAAACGCTGCCCAGTAAAAAAGTAGTGTATTATAATGATGTCCATTAAGGCGCAACTGTTTTAAAGCATTGCTGATATGCTTTTCAACGGTATGGATAGAAAGGCTTAATTTTTCTGCAATTTCAGCATTCGAAAAGTGTTCGATACGGCTTAGTAAAAAAACCTCACGGCACTTAGGGGTTAATTGACTGATCTGATTCATAATACCTTTTTCGAATTCAATATATTCGATATTATCAACGGTATTGTTTGGCTCCGGAATAGTCTCCAGTACTTCAAGATGCTCACGGTCAAATTTTAAGCTTCTGATATGATTGGCAATCTTATATTTTACAGCCCTGAAAAGATAGGCTTCCAGATTAAGAATAACTGTATTTGCTGAATTTTTCCAAAGACTGATAAAGATTTCCTGAACGATATCCTCACAAATTTCTTCTTCTTTATAAATCTTAAAAGCATACGTATACAATTTCTTCCAGTATCGGTCGAAAATAATTGCAAACGCGTCATGATTTTCCTGAAAAATCAATTTCTGGAGCTCTTCGTCAGACATTTGCAAAAGATAGTTTTTCATAATAGCTTTAAAACAACAAATGAAAACCAACACACAAAAAATACCTAAAAAGCTGATTTATCTTTATGTTAAATTAATACACTATTGCGACAGAAATAAGCTACAGCAAAAGTTAAGGTAGTTTTTTCTTTCAATTAGTCTGCTTCCTTATTTCAGATAGTCATTTAATTCGTAAAAAATTATTGAGGCCGCTAAATGTAATTTTTACACATAAAAAAAGTAACATAATAGGCCTTAAAGTGGGCTAATAATCACTAAATGTTTAATCATTTTTCTCTAACTTAGCGCAGTAGATCTTAAAATTTAAGATTAAGACAAACTTTGTTTTTTCTGCAAAGAACTGAACCAAAAATAATTACTTTTTATTTTCATACTTTTTTCAGAAAAACATTATATAATAATTTTAGTTAATTGAAAACTATGAGCAAATTTGATTTTGGAATTGTAGGATTAGGTGTAATGGGTCGTAATTTACTTTTGAATATAGCGAGCCACAATTTTGCAGCAGCAGGTTTAGATTTAGATGCCGAAAAAGTTAATTCTCTTCAACAAGAAGCCGGTCCTAATGATACCATTGAAGCAACAACAGATGTTAAACATTTTGTAGAACTTATTCAACAACCAAGAGCTATTATGTTACTGGTTCCTGCAGGAAAGCCTGTTGACAGCGCAATAGCGAGTTTACTTCCTCATTTAGAAAAGGGAGATATTATCATTGATGGCGGAAATACTTATTTCACCGATACAGACAGAAGATTTTTAGAATTATCTGCTAAAGGAATTCATTTCTTTGGAATGGGAATTTCCGGTGGTGAAAAAGGTGCTCGATTTGGTCCTGCTATGATGCCGGGTGGAGATCAGAAAGCATACGAAAGACTTCGACCTATTTTTGAAGCCATCGCCGCAAAAGTTGATGGAGAGCCTTGTGTAGAATATTTAGGAAACGGATCTGCCGGTAACTATGTAAAAATGGTTCACAACGGAATCGAATACGGAATCATGCAACTAATATCTGAGATTTATGACTTAATGAAAAGAGGTTATAATCTGGATGAAGATACGATTCAGAAAACTTTTGAAGAATGGAACCAAACCAACGATCTTAAATCCTATTTGATCGAAATTACCGGAAACATTCTAAAACAAAAAGATGAAGACGGAAGCAGACTGATCAATAAAATTTCGGATTGGGCAAAATCTAAAGGAACAGGGAAATGGACTTCTCAAAACGCAATGGATTTGCAAGTACCAGTTCCAACGATCGATGCCGCAGTTGTGATGCGCGATATGTCTAAAACGAAACCGGAAAGAATCGAAGCTGCAAAAAAATTAGTTTGGAACAGTACCGAAACTGCTGTAAATACAAGCGAAGCAGTTGCTGCTTTAAAATCAGCTTTATACTTTTCTATTGTTGTAACCTATGCACAAGGATTAGCACAGCTCCATGCTGCTTCTAAAGAATATAATTACGGATTAAATCTGGAAACTGTTGCTAAAATATGGCGCGGTGGCTGTATTATTCGTGCCAACATTTTAGAAGATTTCAGAAAAGCATATGTTACAAAAACAGATCTGCCAAATTTACTTTTAGATGCTGGAATCGCTTCAAAATTAACGGAAAACCAGACAGGAATGAGAGCAGTTATTCAATTTGCTGTTCAAAAAGGATTACCTGTAGCCGGACTAATGAATTCATTAGCTTATTTTGATGCCTACAGATCTGAAAATCTACCAACAAACCTAATTCAGGCACAACGTGATTATTTTGGAGCTCACACTTACGAAAGAATCGATACTACAGGTGTTTTTCACACACAATGGTCTGAATAAGGAACCTTAAGCAACACAACACACAAATGAGTAAGTTCAAAAATATAAATCCAACAATCATTGTCATTTTTGGAGGAACCGGAGACCTGGCAAAAAGAAAACTCTTTCCCGCATTTCAAAATCTGTATCTTGACGGCCGTATGTCGAAGAAATTTGAGATTATCGCACTGGGAAGAGCCGAAAAAAGCGATGAAGAATTTCGCAGCTATGTCTTAGAAAATCTAAACAATTTTTCAAGAAAAAAAGGTCTTTCTGACCCTGAAACTCTAAAATTTCTTTCTCATATAAGCTATCATAGTCTTGATATTGACAAGGAAGAATCTTATCAGGGCTTAAATGAGAAGATAAATGGTATAGACCAAGCCTTTGGGGAACGTGCCAATCGCCTTTTTTACCTTTCTATCACTCCTTCTTTCATAAGTACCATTTCCAATAATATTAAAAAAATTGGGTTGGCTGCTAATCCTAAGCAAGATCGTATCATTATTGAAAAACCTTTTGGTTACGATAAAACTTCTGCGATTGCCCTTAATGAAATGCTTTCGCAGACCTTTAAAGAAGAGCAGATTTACAGAATCGATCATTATTTAGGTAAAGAAACCGTGCAAAACATCCTTGCTTTCCGTTTTGGAAATTCGATGTTTGAACCTTTATGGAGCCGTAACTTTATTGATTTTGTTCAAATTACAGTAGCAGAAGAAGTTGGCGTTGAAGAACGTGGTGGGTTTTATGAAGGAGTCGGTGCCTTAAAAGATATGATTCAGAACCATCTGCTTCAAATTTTATGCATGACGGCTATGGAAGCTCCGGCTTCATTGGAAGCGGATGACATTCGAAACCGTAAAGCAGATGTCTTAAAATCGATTCGCCGTATCAAACCAGATGAGGTTGATCACTACATCGTCAGAGGTCAGTACGATGCCGGTACCATAAAGGGAAAACCGGTAGTTGGATATCGTCAGGATAAGGGAATTGCTCCGGATTCTATTACGGAAACGTATGTCGCAATGAAAATTTATCTGGACAACTGGAGATGGCAGGGAATTCCGTTTTATCTGCGTACCGGAAAAAGAATGGAAGAAAAACAATCTTCTATTATTATACAGTTTAAGCCTGTTCCTCATTCCTCATTTTCTTATGGAAAAGAAGGCATGACACCTAACAGACTTATTATCAACATCCAGCCTGCAATGGATATCAAGCTGCAGTTCAT contains:
- the gndA gene encoding NADP-dependent phosphogluconate dehydrogenase — protein: MSKFDFGIVGLGVMGRNLLLNIASHNFAAAGLDLDAEKVNSLQQEAGPNDTIEATTDVKHFVELIQQPRAIMLLVPAGKPVDSAIASLLPHLEKGDIIIDGGNTYFTDTDRRFLELSAKGIHFFGMGISGGEKGARFGPAMMPGGDQKAYERLRPIFEAIAAKVDGEPCVEYLGNGSAGNYVKMVHNGIEYGIMQLISEIYDLMKRGYNLDEDTIQKTFEEWNQTNDLKSYLIEITGNILKQKDEDGSRLINKISDWAKSKGTGKWTSQNAMDLQVPVPTIDAAVVMRDMSKTKPERIEAAKKLVWNSTETAVNTSEAVAALKSALYFSIVVTYAQGLAQLHAASKEYNYGLNLETVAKIWRGGCIIRANILEDFRKAYVTKTDLPNLLLDAGIASKLTENQTGMRAVIQFAVQKGLPVAGLMNSLAYFDAYRSENLPTNLIQAQRDYFGAHTYERIDTTGVFHTQWSE
- the zwf gene encoding glucose-6-phosphate dehydrogenase; its protein translation is MSKFKNINPTIIVIFGGTGDLAKRKLFPAFQNLYLDGRMSKKFEIIALGRAEKSDEEFRSYVLENLNNFSRKKGLSDPETLKFLSHISYHSLDIDKEESYQGLNEKINGIDQAFGERANRLFYLSITPSFISTISNNIKKIGLAANPKQDRIIIEKPFGYDKTSAIALNEMLSQTFKEEQIYRIDHYLGKETVQNILAFRFGNSMFEPLWSRNFIDFVQITVAEEVGVEERGGFYEGVGALKDMIQNHLLQILCMTAMEAPASLEADDIRNRKADVLKSIRRIKPDEVDHYIVRGQYDAGTIKGKPVVGYRQDKGIAPDSITETYVAMKIYLDNWRWQGIPFYLRTGKRMEEKQSSIIIQFKPVPHSSFSYGKEGMTPNRLIINIQPAMDIKLQFMTKKPGLSLSLRPAEMIFDYFSCSTMSPEAYETLIADALAGDPTLFMRWDQVEQAWDAIDTIQEVWKNTVPVKFPNYKAGSWGPEEADELLARQGHKWIPNTQTKEEFLEDDTDI
- a CDS encoding RNA polymerase sigma factor, encoding MKNYLLQMSDEELQKLIFQENHDAFAIIFDRYWKKLYTYAFKIYKEEEICEDIVQEIFISLWKNSANTVILNLEAYLFRAVKYKIANHIRSLKFDREHLEVLETIPEPNNTVDNIEYIEFEKGIMNQISQLTPKCREVFLLSRIEHFSNAEIAEKLSLSIHTVEKHISNALKQLRLNGHHYNTLLFYWAAFLYVN
- a CDS encoding FecR family protein; the protein is MKKETLLLLAKKYTDGTCTPEEKMAVEAFFDKMQDGSTISLHQFPDAKGDIILGKIFHELQTKKQPGNFRFKKVLKIAAILIVAFAVSFSVVKFVLTPKEIIQIAHKGEKKEVLLEDGSVVVLNSNSSITYPEEFGETRNIKLSGEAYFKVFRDVKRPFIVQTHDVKVRVLGTSFDINSYKHRSTKVSVLTGRVEISSASGKKVVIVKNQQADLKRNADFHISTDDSSEGIAWTSNTIILKNTSLSETAKIIENWYNVDITFEDQEIKKFTISGKFKDEKLENVLESIAFLKQLKIIYLTQNHIVIRRKTPKD